Proteins from a single region of Stappia sp. ES.058:
- a CDS encoding SapC family protein — protein MTKSEADGTAPRAAEAAPSGMPLFYSRPEAIRAERHANVRVDLTPNYTFSRGSHAAPLNAVEFAAAARHYPIVFAAGTTPPAAVAVLGLRTGKNLFVDEAGNWQANTYIPSYVRRYPFVLARSEDQSEFVLCMDADSDKIATDEGSLLFEDGEPAEITRKALEFCGAFQREALASETILAKLSEHDLLVPNSGRFTLASGEVLTVNDFLVVDEKRLAALSDEAFLELRHADALTAIYSHMLSMRNWGELVRLEQDG, from the coding sequence ATGACAAAGTCAGAGGCCGACGGCACCGCACCGCGCGCGGCGGAGGCAGCCCCCTCGGGCATGCCGCTGTTTTACAGCCGCCCGGAAGCCATTCGGGCCGAACGTCACGCGAACGTTCGCGTGGACCTGACCCCCAACTACACATTTTCCAGGGGCAGCCATGCGGCGCCGTTGAATGCCGTCGAGTTCGCCGCCGCTGCCCGGCACTACCCCATCGTGTTCGCGGCCGGGACCACGCCGCCCGCAGCGGTGGCCGTGCTTGGCCTGCGCACAGGGAAAAACCTGTTTGTAGACGAAGCCGGCAACTGGCAGGCGAACACCTACATTCCCTCCTACGTACGCCGGTATCCATTCGTGCTGGCACGAAGCGAGGACCAGAGCGAATTCGTCCTGTGCATGGATGCAGACAGCGACAAGATCGCAACAGACGAGGGCAGCCTGCTGTTTGAAGACGGCGAGCCGGCTGAGATCACGCGCAAGGCGCTGGAGTTCTGCGGCGCCTTCCAGCGGGAGGCTCTGGCGAGCGAGACGATTCTCGCCAAACTCTCCGAGCATGACCTTCTGGTGCCGAACTCGGGGCGTTTTACCCTGGCATCAGGCGAAGTCCTGACGGTAAATGATTTCCTCGTTGTCGACGAGAAACGCTTGGCGGCACTTTCGGACGAGGCATTCCTCGAACTGCGGCACGCCGACGCGCTGACGGCGATTTATAGCCACATGCTGTCGATGCGAAACTGGGGCGAACTGGTTCGGCTGGAACAGGACGGGTAA
- a CDS encoding invasion associated locus B family protein: MIEFVFRAARRIGTVAPCVSAFVFALLLGAAGPALAQTAESAPSGETPQNWVVQCGEETPKRCRAVQNIVMQKTSQRLLTVVVEPREGAPNHALVLALPHGVFLPAGATVKVDDGAPSPMVIQTSDANGAYAGMAINDELLASLKKGTQLTVAFKTAQRKDIAVPVTLIGFTAAYTQLGG; the protein is encoded by the coding sequence ATGATTGAATTCGTTTTTCGCGCAGCGCGCCGTATTGGGACGGTCGCTCCGTGTGTTTCCGCCTTTGTCTTCGCGTTGTTGCTGGGAGCCGCCGGACCGGCGCTTGCGCAAACGGCTGAGAGCGCGCCCTCCGGCGAAACGCCGCAGAACTGGGTCGTGCAATGCGGTGAGGAAACGCCCAAGCGTTGCCGTGCGGTCCAGAACATCGTGATGCAGAAAACCAGCCAGCGTCTCTTGACGGTTGTGGTCGAGCCGCGCGAAGGGGCCCCCAATCACGCACTTGTTCTGGCCTTGCCGCACGGTGTGTTTCTGCCAGCCGGTGCTACCGTCAAGGTCGACGACGGCGCGCCGTCGCCGATGGTGATCCAGACCAGCGACGCGAACGGTGCCTACGCGGGAATGGCGATCAACGACGAATTGCTGGCATCGCTCAAGAAAGGCACCCAGCTGACGGTTGCGTTCAAGACGGCGCAGCGCAAGGACATCGCAGTGCCGGTGACACTGATCGGGTTCACCGCCGCATATACCCAGTTGGGCGGCTAA
- the hisD gene encoding histidinol dehydrogenase, translating into MITHLKHGRSDGERSQDDVRIRAGVEEILTRIGQEGDAAVRDLSEKFDGYSPTSFRLSESEIAALMNQVSTRDMEDIRFAQDQVRGFAKAQRASMRDIEIETMPGVVLGHKTIPVQSVGCYVPGGKFPMVASAHMSVATASVAGVPRIAAATPPFKGTPNPAVIAAMHLGGAHEIYVLGGIQAVGALALGTETIDPVHMLVGPGNAYVAEAKRQLFGRVGIDLFAGPTETLLIADETVDGELCATDLLGQAEHGYDSPAVLITNSRRLAEDTLLEIDRLLAILPTAETAGRSWADYGQVIVCDTYEEMLAVADDLAFEHVQVMTDRDDWFLEKMTCYGALFLGPRTNVANGDKVIGTNHTLPTRQAGRYTGGLWVGKFLKTHSYQRITSDEAAADIARTCSRLCLLEGFVGHAEQANIRVRRYGGLHVGYGKPAE; encoded by the coding sequence ATGATTACCCACCTGAAACACGGACGATCCGACGGCGAACGGTCGCAAGACGACGTGCGGATTCGCGCCGGCGTCGAGGAAATCCTCACGAGGATCGGACAGGAAGGCGACGCAGCAGTGCGCGACCTTTCGGAAAAATTCGATGGCTACTCTCCGACCTCATTTCGACTGAGCGAATCCGAAATCGCGGCCCTGATGAACCAGGTCTCGACCCGGGACATGGAGGACATCCGCTTCGCGCAGGATCAGGTGCGCGGCTTTGCGAAGGCGCAACGCGCCTCCATGCGCGATATCGAGATCGAAACCATGCCGGGCGTCGTGCTCGGCCACAAGACGATCCCGGTGCAATCGGTCGGCTGCTACGTGCCCGGCGGAAAATTTCCCATGGTCGCCTCCGCGCATATGTCGGTTGCCACAGCCTCGGTCGCGGGCGTGCCGCGCATCGCCGCCGCCACACCGCCGTTCAAGGGAACGCCCAATCCCGCAGTCATCGCCGCGATGCACCTCGGCGGAGCCCATGAAATCTACGTGCTCGGCGGCATCCAGGCTGTTGGAGCGCTGGCCCTCGGCACAGAGACGATCGATCCGGTGCACATGCTTGTCGGGCCGGGCAACGCCTATGTGGCTGAAGCCAAACGGCAGTTGTTCGGCCGCGTCGGCATAGATCTTTTCGCCGGTCCGACGGAAACGCTGCTCATCGCCGACGAAACCGTGGATGGCGAGCTTTGCGCCACTGATCTTCTGGGACAGGCCGAACACGGTTACGATTCGCCTGCGGTCCTGATCACCAATTCGCGCCGCCTAGCGGAAGACACGCTTTTGGAAATCGACCGACTGCTTGCGATCTTGCCGACGGCGGAGACCGCGGGGCGGAGCTGGGCCGATTACGGTCAGGTCATCGTCTGCGACACCTATGAGGAAATGCTCGCCGTTGCCGACGATCTCGCCTTCGAGCATGTCCAGGTCATGACCGACCGGGACGACTGGTTCCTCGAAAAGATGACCTGTTACGGCGCCTTGTTCCTCGGCCCGCGCACCAATGTCGCAAACGGCGACAAGGTCATCGGCACGAACCATACGCTGCCCACACGGCAAGCCGGGCGGTACACCGGCGGGTTATGGGTCGGAAAGTTCCTGAAAACGCATAGCTATCAACGCATCACCAGCGACGAGGCTGCGGCCGATATCGCGCGCACCTGTTCGCGCCTGTGTCTGCTCGAGGGGTTTGTCGGTCATGCCGAACAGGCGAACATCCGGGTTCGCCGATACGGTGGGCTACATGTCGGCTATGGAAAGCCGGCCGAATAG